A single region of the Arthrobacter sp. zg-Y820 genome encodes:
- a CDS encoding polyribonucleotide nucleotidyltransferase, producing MEGPEIQFAEAVIDNGKYGQRVIRFETGRLAQQAAGAATVYIDDDTVLLSATSAGKSPREGFDFFPLTVDVEERMYAAGRIPGSFFRREGRPSTEAILACRLMDRPLRPAFVKGLRNEVQIVVTVLAINPDVLYDVVAINASSMSTQLSGLPFSGPIGGVRVALIDDQWVAFPKHSELERAVFSMVVAGRIAGDDVAIMMVEAEATDAAWNLIKDEGATAPTEEVVAEGLEASKPFIKALCEAQADLAARAAKPTVEFPIFLDYQDDVYEAVEAAAADKLAKVFSIADKQERDIAADELKDEVTASLAEKFEGREKELSAAFRSVTKQVVRQRILKDQVRIDGRGLTDIRQLTAEVEVLPRVHGSAIFERGETQILGVTTLNMLKMEQQIDSLSPVTRKRYMHNYNFPPYSTGETGRVGSPKRREIGHGALAERALMPVLPTREEFPYAIRQVSEALSSNGSTSMGSVCASTLSMLNAGVPLRAPVAGIAMGLVSDQVDGETRYAALTDILGAEDAFGDMDFKVAGTSEFVTAIQLDTKLDGIPASVLAAALKQAREARLHILGVMDAAIDTPDELSEFAPRIISVKIPVDKIGEVIGPKGKMINQIQEDTGADISIEDDGTVLIGATDGGSAEAARAAINAIANPQIPEIGERYLGTVVKTTTFGAFVSLTPGKDGLLHISELRKLAGGKRVDNVDEVVSVGQKIQVEITKIDDRGKLSLSPVVAEGAKGEEAAETESAE from the coding sequence ATGGAGGGTCCCGAAATTCAGTTCGCAGAAGCCGTCATTGACAACGGCAAGTACGGCCAGCGCGTCATCCGCTTCGAAACCGGCCGCTTGGCCCAGCAGGCTGCAGGCGCAGCCACTGTCTACATCGACGATGACACCGTCCTGCTGTCGGCAACGTCCGCCGGCAAGTCCCCGCGCGAAGGCTTTGACTTCTTCCCGCTGACCGTCGACGTCGAAGAGCGCATGTACGCCGCCGGCCGCATCCCGGGCTCGTTCTTCCGCCGCGAAGGCCGCCCGTCCACCGAAGCCATCCTGGCCTGCCGCCTGATGGACCGCCCGCTGCGCCCCGCCTTCGTCAAGGGCCTGCGCAACGAGGTCCAGATCGTGGTCACCGTCCTGGCGATCAACCCCGACGTGCTGTACGACGTCGTCGCGATCAACGCTTCCTCCATGTCCACCCAGCTGAGCGGCCTGCCGTTCTCCGGTCCGATCGGCGGCGTCCGCGTTGCCCTGATCGACGACCAGTGGGTTGCCTTCCCGAAGCACTCCGAGCTGGAGCGCGCAGTCTTCTCCATGGTGGTTGCCGGCCGCATTGCCGGTGACGACGTCGCCATCATGATGGTGGAAGCAGAAGCCACCGACGCCGCCTGGAACCTGATCAAGGACGAGGGCGCCACCGCCCCGACCGAAGAGGTTGTTGCTGAAGGCCTCGAAGCCTCGAAGCCGTTCATCAAGGCCCTGTGCGAGGCACAGGCCGACCTGGCAGCCCGCGCCGCCAAGCCGACCGTCGAGTTCCCGATCTTCCTGGACTACCAGGACGACGTCTACGAAGCCGTGGAAGCCGCAGCCGCTGACAAGCTGGCCAAGGTCTTCTCGATCGCTGACAAGCAGGAGCGCGACATTGCCGCCGACGAACTCAAGGACGAAGTCACCGCTTCGCTCGCCGAGAAGTTCGAAGGCCGCGAGAAGGAACTCTCCGCAGCCTTCCGCTCCGTCACCAAGCAGGTTGTGCGCCAGCGCATCCTGAAGGACCAGGTCCGCATCGACGGCCGCGGCCTGACGGACATCCGCCAGCTGACCGCCGAGGTGGAGGTTCTGCCCCGCGTGCACGGTTCGGCCATCTTCGAGCGCGGCGAAACCCAGATCCTGGGCGTCACCACGCTGAACATGCTGAAGATGGAACAGCAGATTGACTCGCTGTCGCCGGTAACGCGCAAGCGCTACATGCACAACTACAACTTCCCGCCGTACTCCACCGGTGAAACCGGCCGCGTGGGTTCGCCCAAGCGCCGCGAAATCGGCCACGGCGCCCTGGCCGAGCGTGCGCTCATGCCGGTGCTGCCGACGCGCGAAGAATTCCCGTACGCCATCCGCCAGGTCTCCGAGGCCCTGAGCTCCAACGGCTCCACCTCGATGGGTTCGGTCTGCGCCTCGACGCTGTCCATGCTCAACGCCGGTGTTCCGCTGCGCGCTCCGGTTGCCGGCATCGCCATGGGCCTGGTCTCCGACCAGGTTGACGGCGAAACCCGCTACGCCGCCCTGACCGACATCCTTGGCGCCGAAGATGCCTTCGGCGACATGGACTTCAAGGTTGCCGGTACCTCCGAGTTCGTCACGGCCATCCAGCTGGACACGAAGCTCGACGGCATCCCCGCTTCGGTGCTGGCAGCAGCCCTGAAGCAGGCCCGCGAAGCCCGCCTGCACATCCTCGGTGTCATGGACGCTGCGATTGATACCCCGGACGAGCTCTCCGAGTTCGCGCCGCGCATCATCTCGGTGAAGATCCCCGTAGATAAGATCGGCGAGGTCATTGGCCCGAAGGGCAAGATGATCAACCAGATTCAGGAAGACACCGGCGCTGACATCTCCATTGAAGATGACGGCACGGTCCTGATCGGTGCAACCGACGGCGGATCCGCCGAGGCTGCCCGCGCGGCGATCAACGCGATCGCCAACCCGCAGATCCCCGAGATCGGCGAGCGTTACCTCGGTACGGTAGTGAAGACCACCACGTTCGGTGCCTTCGTCTCCCTGACCCCGGGCAAGGACGGCCTGCTGCACATCTCCGAGCTGCGCAAGCTCGCCGGTGGCAAGCGCGTCGACAACGTTGACGAGGTAGTCTCCGTCGGCCAGAAGATCCAGGTGGAAATCACCAAGATCGACGACCGCGGCAAGCTGTCCCTGTCACCGGTTGTTGCTGAAGGCGCCAAAGGCGAAGAAGCAGCAGAAACCGAGTCCGCAGAATAA
- a CDS encoding pitrilysin family protein: MGTPGGAVVRRSVLPGGVRVLTEAMPGQRSATIGFWVGVGSRDEAAGRHGSTHFLEHLLFKGTTRRSALDIALAFDEVGGESNAATAKESTCYYARVLDTDLPMAIDVITDMITSAVLDPEELEQERDVILEEIAMDADDPADLCHEKFAEAVLGDHALGRPIGGTPEAIMSVPREAVLEHYRRYYRPTELVVTAAGGLEHDDVCALVLDALKKAGWDLSDDATPAPRRNTEPAVITGTAGVQVINRPVEQANVVMGCPSLTATDDRRFAMSVLNTILGGGMSSRLFQEIREKRGLVYSTYSFSASYADAGYFGMYAGCSPAKTRQVIDLMGSELERLATDGVDEAELKKARGQIAGGMVMALEDSSSRMSRLGRAELVSGEFIDIDESLARIGAVTAQEVQALAAELAAAPRTITIVGPFTSKEELGF; this comes from the coding sequence ATGGGAACTCCGGGAGGCGCCGTCGTGCGCCGTTCCGTCCTTCCGGGCGGAGTCCGCGTGCTGACGGAAGCCATGCCCGGCCAGCGGAGCGCCACCATCGGCTTCTGGGTTGGTGTCGGCTCGCGGGATGAAGCCGCGGGCCGGCACGGCTCCACCCACTTCCTTGAGCACCTGCTGTTCAAGGGCACCACGCGCCGCTCAGCGCTGGACATTGCGCTGGCCTTTGACGAGGTCGGCGGCGAGTCCAACGCGGCCACGGCCAAGGAAAGCACCTGCTACTACGCACGGGTGCTGGACACCGATCTGCCGATGGCCATCGACGTCATCACCGACATGATCACCTCCGCGGTCCTGGACCCGGAGGAACTGGAGCAGGAGCGAGACGTCATCCTGGAAGAAATCGCCATGGATGCCGATGATCCCGCTGACCTGTGCCACGAGAAGTTCGCCGAAGCCGTCCTGGGCGACCACGCCCTGGGACGTCCGATCGGCGGCACTCCCGAAGCCATCATGAGCGTTCCCCGCGAAGCCGTGCTGGAACACTACCGGCGCTACTACCGCCCCACCGAGCTGGTGGTCACCGCTGCCGGCGGCCTGGAGCACGACGACGTCTGCGCCCTGGTGCTCGACGCCCTGAAGAAGGCCGGCTGGGACCTTTCCGACGACGCCACTCCGGCGCCCCGCAGGAACACCGAGCCCGCAGTCATCACCGGCACCGCCGGAGTCCAGGTCATCAACCGCCCGGTGGAGCAGGCAAACGTGGTCATGGGCTGCCCGTCACTGACGGCCACCGACGACCGCCGCTTCGCCATGAGCGTGCTGAACACCATCCTGGGCGGCGGCATGTCCTCGCGCCTGTTCCAGGAGATCCGCGAAAAGCGCGGCCTGGTCTACTCCACGTACTCCTTCTCGGCGTCCTACGCCGACGCCGGATACTTCGGCATGTATGCCGGCTGCTCGCCGGCCAAAACCCGCCAGGTCATCGACCTGATGGGCAGCGAGCTGGAGCGCCTGGCAACTGACGGCGTCGACGAAGCCGAGCTGAAGAAGGCCCGCGGCCAGATTGCCGGCGGCATGGTCATGGCGCTGGAGGATTCCAGCTCCCGCATGTCCCGCCTTGGCCGGGCCGAACTGGTCAGCGGCGAATTCATCGACATCGATGAGTCGCTGGCCCGCATCGGTGCGGTGACTGCGCAGGAAGTGCAGGCGCTGGCCGCCGAGCTGGCCGCAGCTCCGCGGACCATCACGATTGTCGGACCGTTCACCTCCAAGGAGGAGCTGGGCTTCTAG
- a CDS encoding MoaD/ThiS family protein, which translates to MLIRYFGAAKAASGREEEILSAGPGPDGASESAYGGESLHDLLEFLGSRPSTAPAGAPPLKSVISRSTFLVNGFAARDRSMVLAPGDTVDILPPFAGG; encoded by the coding sequence GTGCTGATCCGATATTTTGGTGCCGCGAAGGCGGCCTCCGGCCGGGAGGAAGAGATCCTGTCCGCAGGCCCCGGTCCCGACGGCGCTTCCGAAAGTGCGTACGGCGGCGAATCCCTGCACGACCTGCTGGAGTTCCTGGGTTCCCGTCCCTCCACGGCACCGGCCGGCGCTCCCCCGCTGAAGAGCGTGATCTCGCGCAGCACCTTCCTGGTCAACGGTTTCGCTGCCCGGGACCGGTCGATGGTCCTGGCCCCCGGCGACACCGTGGACATCCTGCCGCCCTTTGCCGGCGGTTAA
- the moaA gene encoding GTP 3',8-cyclase MoaA, which yields MGIQLGMPSIGSPLTGTAAVAPSAGRPPAAPEVNAPGVNAPAVEGPADEGSAVPGSAAAAGVQASDGLLDRYGRRASDMRLSLTDKCNLRCTYCMPAEGLDWLAKDKVLTGAEIIRLVGIGVSVLGVRELRLTGGEPLVRADLVDIVAGIRANHPELPISLTTNGLGLDKKAQALKDAGLTRINVSLDTLHPDTFAQLTRRPFLSRVLAGVEEAARVGLGLIKINAVLMRGINDVESPDLLEWAVSQGFELRFIEQMPLDADHGWTRDGMITAAEIRSRLERDFVLTPDPRRRDGAPAERWEVRRRAAPEIVAGTVGIIASVTEPFCADCRRTRITAEGKVRSCLFSHEETDLLGLLRTPELGDAEVAARWQDAMWGKPKAHGMDHTGLGDADYVQPDRTMSAIGG from the coding sequence ATGGGAATCCAGCTGGGAATGCCGTCCATCGGCTCGCCGCTGACCGGGACTGCCGCCGTTGCGCCGTCTGCCGGCAGGCCACCAGCCGCGCCCGAAGTAAATGCGCCCGGAGTAAATGCTCCCGCCGTCGAGGGACCCGCGGACGAGGGTTCGGCAGTTCCCGGGTCCGCCGCAGCTGCCGGTGTCCAGGCCTCCGACGGCCTGCTGGACAGGTACGGCCGGCGCGCCAGCGACATGCGGCTGTCGCTGACGGACAAGTGCAACCTGCGCTGCACCTACTGCATGCCCGCCGAGGGGCTGGACTGGCTGGCGAAGGACAAGGTGCTGACCGGTGCTGAAATCATCCGGCTGGTGGGCATCGGCGTCAGCGTGTTGGGGGTCCGCGAGCTGCGGCTGACCGGCGGTGAGCCGCTGGTGCGGGCTGACCTGGTGGACATCGTGGCGGGAATCCGGGCCAACCATCCGGAGCTGCCGATTTCGCTGACCACCAACGGGCTGGGCCTGGACAAGAAGGCACAGGCCCTTAAGGACGCCGGGCTGACCCGGATCAACGTTTCCCTGGACACCCTGCATCCCGACACGTTCGCGCAGCTGACCCGGCGTCCGTTCCTGTCCCGCGTGCTGGCCGGGGTCGAGGAGGCGGCGCGCGTGGGCCTGGGCCTGATCAAGATCAACGCCGTCCTGATGCGCGGGATCAACGACGTCGAATCCCCCGACCTGCTCGAGTGGGCCGTCAGCCAGGGTTTCGAGCTGCGCTTCATCGAACAGATGCCGCTGGATGCCGACCACGGCTGGACCCGGGACGGCATGATCACGGCGGCCGAAATCCGCTCCCGGCTCGAGCGCGACTTTGTCCTCACCCCCGATCCGCGCCGGCGCGACGGCGCCCCGGCCGAGCGCTGGGAGGTTCGGCGCCGCGCCGCTCCGGAGATCGTGGCCGGAACCGTGGGCATCATCGCATCCGTCACCGAACCGTTCTGCGCCGACTGCCGGCGCACCCGGATTACGGCGGAGGGCAAGGTCCGCAGCTGCCTGTTCTCCCACGAGGAAACCGACCTGCTGGGCCTGCTCCGCACACCGGAGCTGGGCGACGCCGAGGTGGCGGCCCGCTGGCAGGATGCGATGTGGGGCAAACCCAAGGCGCACGGAATGGACCATACCGGTCTGGGCGACGCTGACTATGTGCAGCCGGACCGGACCATGAGCGCGATAGGCGGCTAA
- the modA gene encoding molybdate ABC transporter substrate-binding protein → MRFISRCRQILAPSVVLLAVAAGCSAPVPGDASATPEAPSITVFAAASLTDVIAAMNEAYDGGGRLRTNLGSSAQLSSQLLSGAPADVVIAADLEALDTVRDEGLIARERVVAGNTTVLALAPGNPGQVAALADLSENRVQTAVCAPSVPCGRAAARVLDAAGVALSGESREDSARSVLTKVVTGQADAGLVYQTDALSAAKQGVTYLEVRDPEPNQYPAALTAEGAEHEAAVRFYEWLAGEEAAGILRDAGFRTPGS, encoded by the coding sequence ATGCGTTTTATCAGTCGGTGCCGGCAAATCCTGGCTCCATCCGTTGTCCTGCTTGCCGTGGCGGCCGGATGCTCGGCGCCGGTGCCCGGGGATGCGTCAGCAACTCCGGAAGCACCCTCCATCACGGTATTCGCAGCTGCGTCGCTGACGGATGTGATCGCGGCCATGAATGAAGCCTACGACGGCGGCGGCCGACTGCGCACCAACCTCGGCTCCAGCGCCCAGCTGTCCAGCCAGCTGCTTTCCGGTGCCCCGGCCGACGTCGTGATCGCCGCCGATCTGGAAGCGCTGGACACGGTCCGGGACGAAGGCCTGATAGCGCGGGAGCGGGTGGTGGCCGGCAATACGACGGTGCTGGCGCTGGCGCCGGGCAATCCCGGCCAGGTGGCGGCGCTGGCTGATCTCTCCGAGAACCGGGTGCAGACAGCCGTGTGTGCGCCCTCGGTGCCCTGCGGCCGGGCTGCGGCGCGTGTCCTCGACGCCGCCGGGGTGGCCCTGTCCGGGGAGAGCCGCGAGGACAGTGCGCGGTCGGTCCTGACCAAAGTGGTTACCGGTCAGGCGGATGCCGGGCTGGTGTACCAAACCGATGCGCTCTCGGCTGCGAAGCAAGGGGTGACGTATCTTGAAGTGAGAGATCCAGAACCCAACCAGTACCCCGCGGCGCTGACCGCGGAGGGAGCAGAGCATGAGGCAGCTGTCCGATTCTACGAGTGGCTTGCAGGCGAGGAAGCCGCCGGAATCCTCCGCGACGCAGGGTTCCGGACTCCCGGAAGCTGA
- a CDS encoding ABC transporter permease subunit, translating to MTRGARATTPAWLWVPASLALLLCAGPVAALLLNVPWTSLGSLLSASEARTALGLSVATSVGSTLICVVLGLPLAVLFSKLAGPWMQVLRGILLIPLVLSPVVSGIALLYFWGRQGLAGRVLESAGLGVGYSPAAVLIVQVFVSLPFFVVASLSSLRAVDHDLEMAAATSGAGPTAILRYITVPLALPGIVVGALLAFARSLGEYGATITFAGSIEGRTRTLPLQIELSLNSNQPEIALGICLILISLYLVLLAIARFGMGLLLPR from the coding sequence ATGACCCGCGGCGCCCGGGCCACCACCCCGGCCTGGCTGTGGGTTCCCGCGTCGTTGGCGCTGCTGTTGTGCGCCGGCCCGGTGGCGGCCCTGCTGCTGAATGTGCCCTGGACTTCGCTCGGATCCCTGCTCTCGGCCTCCGAAGCCCGCACCGCCCTGGGTCTCTCGGTGGCGACCTCCGTGGGGTCCACACTGATCTGCGTCGTGCTGGGACTGCCCCTGGCCGTGCTGTTCAGCAAGCTTGCCGGCCCGTGGATGCAGGTGCTGCGAGGCATCCTGCTGATTCCGCTGGTGCTGTCGCCGGTGGTTTCCGGCATCGCCCTGCTGTACTTCTGGGGCCGTCAGGGTCTGGCCGGACGGGTGCTGGAATCCGCGGGACTGGGGGTGGGCTATTCGCCGGCGGCGGTGCTCATTGTCCAGGTGTTCGTTTCACTGCCGTTCTTCGTCGTGGCCTCCCTGAGCAGCCTGCGGGCTGTGGACCATGACCTGGAAATGGCCGCCGCCACCTCTGGCGCCGGGCCGACGGCCATCCTGCGCTACATCACCGTGCCGCTGGCCCTGCCGGGAATCGTGGTGGGAGCGCTGCTGGCCTTCGCGCGGTCCCTCGGAGAGTACGGCGCCACCATCACCTTCGCGGGGAGCATTGAGGGACGCACCCGCACCCTTCCGCTGCAGATTGAGCTGAGCCTGAATTCCAACCAGCCCGAAATTGCGCTGGGAATCTGCCTGATCCTGATCTCGTTGTACCTCGTGCTGCTGGCAATCGCCCGGTTTGGCATGGGGCTCCTGTTGCCGCGCTGA
- a CDS encoding molybdopterin-dependent oxidoreductase has translation MNGTARNVTLWAAAAGVVAIGLAVAAGELSAALLSPSLSPVSAVGSVVIDAMPAPVKDWAIGLFGTADKAAFLVSMAAVIAVIAAAAGILELRRPPAGVVIVSLFGAAGLAAVLTRAQMSVLSLVPPLLAAGVGILVLRAFRARILSWRDASPGEAGARRRDVLLTVGGGAAVGVAAGALAGASRAGQINTVASRAGVVLPAAALPAAPIPAGAELGISGLDPVLTPAADFYRIDTALSVPLVDPQQWSLKVTGLVDREVEISFAELLAKPLQESHVTLACVSNEVGGSLIGNAKWLGWPVRNLLAAAGVRDGADMVLSTSRDGWTASTPLEALTDSRDALLVVGMNGEPLPLEHGFPVRLVVPGLYGYVSATKWVTELKVTRFSDDAAYWTDRGWTERGPIKLSSRIDTPANGASPDAGAVTVAGMAWAQHTGIRGVQVRVDDGGWSDARLASGISADTWLQWSAVLDLAKGDHTLTVRAIDANGREQDEIVRPVVPDGATGLHTIRLAVR, from the coding sequence ATGAACGGCACAGCCCGGAACGTTACCCTCTGGGCGGCTGCGGCGGGAGTCGTTGCGATCGGCCTGGCCGTGGCCGCCGGAGAGCTTTCCGCCGCCTTGCTGAGCCCGTCGCTGTCGCCGGTCAGCGCGGTGGGGTCGGTGGTCATCGACGCCATGCCCGCACCGGTCAAGGACTGGGCGATCGGGCTGTTCGGCACCGCTGACAAGGCTGCGTTCCTGGTCAGCATGGCAGCGGTGATCGCGGTCATCGCCGCGGCCGCCGGAATCCTGGAGCTGCGCCGCCCGCCCGCCGGCGTCGTCATTGTCTCCTTGTTCGGGGCCGCCGGGCTGGCAGCCGTGCTGACCCGGGCGCAGATGAGCGTGCTGTCGCTGGTGCCGCCGCTGCTGGCCGCCGGAGTGGGCATCCTGGTGCTGCGGGCCTTCCGCGCCCGCATTCTCAGCTGGCGGGACGCATCGCCGGGCGAGGCGGGTGCCCGGCGGCGCGACGTCCTGTTGACGGTCGGCGGCGGTGCCGCCGTCGGCGTGGCGGCGGGAGCACTGGCCGGCGCGTCACGAGCGGGCCAGATCAATACCGTGGCCAGCCGGGCCGGCGTCGTCCTGCCGGCTGCGGCCCTGCCGGCGGCACCGATCCCGGCAGGAGCGGAACTCGGTATCAGCGGGCTGGACCCGGTGCTGACTCCCGCGGCCGATTTCTACCGGATTGACACGGCGCTGAGCGTGCCGCTGGTCGACCCGCAGCAGTGGAGCCTGAAAGTCACCGGACTGGTGGACCGCGAAGTGGAGATCAGCTTCGCCGAGCTGCTGGCCAAGCCCCTGCAGGAAAGCCATGTCACCCTGGCCTGCGTTTCCAACGAGGTGGGCGGCAGCCTGATCGGCAACGCCAAGTGGCTGGGATGGCCGGTGCGGAATCTGCTGGCCGCGGCCGGTGTCCGGGACGGCGCGGACATGGTGCTCTCCACCAGCCGCGACGGCTGGACGGCCTCCACCCCGCTGGAGGCCCTGACGGATTCCCGCGACGCCCTGCTGGTCGTGGGCATGAACGGGGAACCGCTGCCCCTGGAACACGGCTTTCCGGTGCGGCTGGTGGTGCCGGGCCTGTACGGCTATGTTTCGGCAACCAAATGGGTCACCGAGCTGAAGGTGACCCGGTTCAGCGACGACGCGGCGTACTGGACCGATCGGGGCTGGACCGAGCGCGGTCCCATCAAACTGTCCTCCCGGATCGACACCCCCGCCAACGGCGCGTCGCCGGACGCCGGAGCCGTGACCGTCGCCGGCATGGCCTGGGCGCAGCACACCGGGATCCGCGGGGTGCAGGTAAGGGTCGACGACGGCGGCTGGTCGGACGCGCGCCTGGCCAGCGGCATTTCGGCGGACACCTGGCTGCAGTGGTCGGCGGTCCTGGACCTGGCGAAGGGGGACCACACACTGACCGTCCGGGCCATCGATGCCAACGGGCGGGAACAGGACGAAATCGTCCGTCCGGTGGTTCCCGACGGCGCCACCGGGCTGCACACGATCCGCCTCGCCGTCCGCTGA
- a CDS encoding tyrosine-protein phosphatase, translated as MTISTLEGTVNFRDVGGLPLTGGGTTAPGVLYRSDALSALTPRGLESLARSGIEVIADYRTPAEQQMAPDRLPPARAFTTVGLPLFEGAFSGFAQDELQRANLAGDSAAAAQAVKAAVAKLPTLAGIYAGMLRDGGAVFAETARRVAASPNGSGTLVHCTAGKDRTGVAVALILSAVGVEPEAVAADYERSEANLAGEWTDRMLGMIAGMGVPMTDDVVTLVTRAPRDAITAALEWVSAQHGGAAEYLLAGGLSTAELELLGRRLRARP; from the coding sequence GTGACGATCTCCACTCTGGAAGGCACCGTAAACTTCCGCGACGTCGGCGGCCTGCCGCTGACCGGTGGCGGCACAACCGCCCCGGGCGTTCTCTACCGTTCCGACGCGCTCAGCGCCCTCACCCCGCGCGGGCTGGAGTCCCTGGCCCGTTCGGGCATCGAGGTGATCGCTGATTACCGCACCCCGGCGGAACAACAGATGGCACCGGACCGGCTGCCGCCGGCACGGGCCTTCACCACTGTTGGTTTGCCCCTGTTCGAGGGAGCCTTCAGCGGGTTCGCCCAGGATGAATTGCAGCGCGCCAACCTCGCGGGCGATTCCGCCGCGGCAGCGCAGGCCGTCAAAGCCGCAGTGGCCAAGCTGCCCACCCTGGCCGGGATCTACGCCGGGATGCTGCGGGACGGGGGCGCTGTGTTCGCCGAGACCGCCCGCCGGGTGGCAGCGTCTCCGAACGGCTCGGGCACGCTGGTGCACTGCACCGCGGGCAAGGACCGCACCGGGGTGGCCGTTGCATTGATCCTCAGCGCCGTCGGCGTCGAACCGGAGGCCGTGGCAGCGGACTATGAGCGCAGTGAAGCAAACCTCGCAGGGGAATGGACGGACCGGATGCTCGGCATGATAGCCGGCATGGGCGTGCCGATGACTGACGACGTCGTCACCCTGGTCACCCGTGCGCCCCGGGATGCCATTACCGCCGCGCTGGAGTGGGTCTCCGCACAACACGGCGGCGCCGCGGAATATCTGCTGGCCGGCGGACTGTCGACTGCCGAACTGGAACTGCTGGGCCGGCGGCTGCGGGCACGGCCGTGA
- the glp gene encoding gephyrin-like molybdotransferase Glp, protein MTRTVEEHQQAVLRLLERPQAPVRTETRELVRAAGRVLAADVRAPRSLPPFDNSQMDGYAVRAADLAASGAAAPVCSGGATAALPVTTPIPAGIAAPALPPRAAAPIMTGAMLPAGADAVVPIERAVPAAFFSERELPGATVRLPAEVAAGEYVRAAGSDIRAGAVALTAGTRLGAAQLGLLAALGIPAVEVRAPFRVLLLSTGDEVVEPGRPLAPGQIHDANTTLLAVSLQEAGAEVVRSRIVADSPEVFLSRLRDDLARHAVDLVLTSGGISKGAYEVVRLALDTDGVQFLSVAMQPGGPQGIGTVDGVPFLGFPGNPVSSLVSFEMFLRPALGTLTGRPAPRPQVPALLAEDAVSPPAKHQVRRGRYFPPAEPGARGRVELIGGAGSHLVHALASSNALVHLPAGVETVPAGAEVAVWLLD, encoded by the coding sequence GTGACCCGAACGGTTGAGGAACACCAACAAGCCGTCCTTCGGCTGCTGGAACGCCCGCAAGCACCCGTGCGCACCGAAACCCGGGAGCTGGTGCGTGCCGCAGGGCGGGTCTTGGCAGCGGATGTTCGTGCGCCGCGGAGCCTTCCGCCCTTCGATAACTCGCAGATGGACGGTTATGCGGTCCGCGCCGCGGATCTGGCCGCCTCCGGCGCCGCGGCTCCGGTCTGCTCCGGCGGCGCAACAGCCGCGCTGCCGGTCACGACGCCGATTCCCGCGGGGATAGCGGCCCCGGCGCTGCCGCCGCGCGCCGCCGCCCCGATCATGACCGGGGCCATGCTGCCCGCCGGTGCGGACGCCGTCGTGCCCATCGAACGTGCCGTGCCCGCGGCCTTCTTTTCCGAACGGGAACTGCCCGGAGCCACCGTTCGCCTTCCCGCGGAAGTGGCCGCCGGTGAATACGTCAGGGCAGCGGGCAGCGACATCCGTGCCGGTGCGGTGGCGCTGACGGCGGGAACGCGGCTGGGCGCAGCCCAGCTGGGCCTGCTGGCGGCACTGGGCATTCCGGCTGTTGAGGTTCGTGCACCGTTCCGCGTACTGCTCCTCAGCACCGGGGACGAAGTGGTGGAACCCGGCCGGCCGCTGGCGCCGGGGCAGATCCACGACGCCAACACCACGCTGCTGGCCGTGAGCCTGCAGGAAGCGGGCGCCGAGGTGGTCCGTTCCCGGATCGTTGCCGACTCGCCGGAGGTGTTCCTGTCCCGGCTTCGCGACGATCTGGCCCGGCACGCCGTGGACCTGGTCCTGACGTCCGGAGGAATCAGCAAGGGCGCCTACGAGGTGGTGCGGCTCGCCCTGGACACCGACGGCGTGCAGTTCCTGTCCGTGGCCATGCAGCCCGGCGGACCCCAGGGGATCGGGACCGTGGACGGAGTGCCGTTCCTCGGATTCCCCGGCAACCCGGTGAGCTCGCTGGTGTCGTTCGAGATGTTCCTGCGGCCGGCGCTCGGGACGCTGACCGGCCGGCCCGCGCCCCGCCCGCAGGTCCCTGCCCTGCTGGCGGAGGACGCCGTCAGCCCGCCCGCCAAGCACCAGGTGCGGCGCGGCCGCTACTTCCCGCCCGCCGAACCCGGTGCCCGTGGCCGGGTGGAGCTGATCGGCGGGGCCGGCTCGCACCTGGTCCATGCCCTGGCCTCCTCGAATGCCCTGGTGCACCTTCCGGCCGGGGTGGAAACGGTTCCGGCCGGCGCGGAAGTGGCAGTATGGCTGTTGGACTAA
- the moaC gene encoding cyclic pyranopterin monophosphate synthase MoaC codes for MTGTDGQQPGLTHVREDGSAHMVDVSAKTETTRVATASARLRTTAEVVKLVSDGGLPKGDALAVSRIAGIMGAKQTSTLIPLCHPLPLTKVTVDFEPGDTDVVIVATVKTKALTGVEMEALTAVSVAALTLYDMIKAVDKHASITDIQVLAKSGGKSGDWAL; via the coding sequence ATGACCGGCACCGACGGGCAGCAGCCCGGGCTTACCCACGTCCGTGAGGACGGCTCCGCCCACATGGTGGATGTCTCCGCCAAGACCGAGACCACCCGGGTCGCCACGGCCTCCGCGCGGCTGCGGACCACCGCCGAGGTCGTGAAGCTGGTGTCCGACGGCGGCCTGCCCAAGGGCGACGCGCTGGCCGTGTCCCGGATCGCCGGGATCATGGGTGCCAAGCAGACCTCCACGCTGATACCGCTGTGCCATCCGCTGCCGCTGACCAAGGTGACCGTGGACTTTGAGCCCGGGGACACCGACGTCGTCATTGTTGCCACGGTCAAAACCAAGGCGCTGACCGGTGTGGAGATGGAAGCCCTGACCGCCGTTTCGGTGGCGGCGCTGACCCTGTACGACATGATCAAGGCAGTGGACAAGCACGCCTCCATCACCGACATCCAGGTGCTCGCCAAATCCGGCGGCAAGAGCGGAGACTGGGCGCTATGA